One region of uncultured Methanolobus sp. genomic DNA includes:
- a CDS encoding VWA domain-containing protein: protein MDGRDQVGLEGNAFPFSAIVGQERVKKAFLCAMLSPDINSLLIMGDKGTAKSTIVRSLDGLFNGKKIINLPLNAMEECIVGSIDIEKSLLSGSKSIQPGLLYDAHKQLLFIDNINLLDNSLLNTVLNVLQSGTNFLEREGMSWSHDSDFTLLGTMDPSEADLSSHLMDKFTLCVYMSQLSEPALRKEVLCRNLDYEKDPVAFRKKYEDELDELKSKVIESQERLPYVIMPDGHMEIICQLVTEMGVHGHRGEIAVSRTACALAALEGREQVLMEDIKEAAVLALEHRSNQIQAPCSPKQQSGNEQDSNSPEDQANEPESKQEEDNFSDTGDNPSESDVETSPDVSNENNEKNKGISSGFDSEQVFSIGRTFTVIDYLSGNKSRISKKSSSRGKNNQVISSDKSGRYVSFRYPKGKIKDIAFDATLRASAPYQKLRKRGNLSVALEKSDFREKVRLRKKGTTILFLVDSSSSMGVRKRMSAVKGAIISLLMDAYQKRDSVGLMSFFGDSSELLLPPTRSLDLAYNKLRELPTGGKTPLAEALSKSLMHMTSLKSRTPWEDVVIVLVSDCRANVSLNGGNAFEDAIAVARRAVETSTRFIVVDTEAGYPRLGLASRLAAALGGTYFRLDELDSELLAASVHSVVHKN from the coding sequence TTGGATGGAAGAGATCAAGTCGGTTTAGAAGGCAATGCTTTTCCATTTTCGGCTATTGTAGGGCAGGAAAGAGTAAAAAAAGCTTTTCTTTGTGCAATGCTCAGTCCCGATATCAATAGTTTGCTGATAATGGGGGACAAAGGAACTGCTAAGTCTACCATTGTACGTTCACTGGACGGTCTTTTTAACGGGAAAAAGATAATTAATCTTCCTCTGAATGCTATGGAAGAATGTATTGTAGGGTCTATTGACATCGAAAAGAGCCTTTTGAGTGGCAGTAAATCCATCCAACCGGGACTTTTGTATGATGCACATAAACAGCTACTTTTTATAGATAACATTAACCTGCTCGATAATTCTTTGCTTAATACTGTTTTGAATGTGTTGCAGAGCGGTACGAATTTTCTTGAAAGAGAAGGCATGTCCTGGAGCCATGATTCCGATTTCACCCTTCTGGGAACCATGGACCCCTCAGAAGCCGATTTGTCTTCGCATCTTATGGACAAATTCACTCTCTGCGTATATATGTCCCAGTTAAGTGAGCCTGCTCTTCGAAAAGAAGTTCTTTGCAGAAATCTCGATTATGAAAAAGACCCCGTTGCATTTCGGAAGAAATATGAAGACGAATTGGACGAGCTAAAAAGTAAGGTAATTGAATCGCAGGAACGCCTGCCTTATGTAATTATGCCGGATGGGCATATGGAAATCATATGCCAGCTTGTGACTGAAATGGGGGTACACGGTCACAGGGGAGAGATAGCCGTATCAAGAACCGCATGCGCTCTTGCAGCACTTGAAGGAAGAGAACAGGTGCTTATGGAAGATATAAAAGAAGCTGCTGTTCTTGCTCTTGAACATCGCAGTAATCAAATACAGGCTCCCTGTTCTCCGAAACAGCAGTCAGGCAATGAACAGGATTCGAATTCTCCTGAAGATCAGGCTAATGAGCCTGAAAGCAAACAAGAAGAGGATAATTTTTCAGACACAGGTGACAACCCTTCTGAGTCTGATGTGGAAACAAGTCCAGATGTAAGTAATGAAAATAATGAAAAAAATAAGGGAATAAGTTCAGGTTTTGACTCTGAACAGGTTTTTTCCATCGGCAGAACATTTACTGTTATAGATTATCTTTCCGGGAACAAATCCCGGATATCAAAAAAATCAAGTTCAAGAGGTAAAAATAATCAGGTGATCTCATCTGATAAATCCGGACGATATGTTTCATTCAGGTATCCAAAAGGAAAAATAAAAGATATTGCGTTTGATGCCACCCTGCGTGCATCTGCGCCCTACCAAAAATTAAGGAAAAGGGGAAACCTTTCAGTTGCACTTGAAAAATCAGATTTCCGTGAAAAAGTACGTCTTCGAAAAAAAGGCACAACTATTCTATTCCTTGTTGATTCCAGTAGTTCCATGGGCGTGCGGAAACGTATGAGTGCAGTAAAAGGTGCGATTATTTCACTTTTGATGGATGCTTACCAGAAAAGGGATTCTGTTGGCCTGATGTCTTTTTTTGGTGATTCTTCAGAACTCCTGCTGCCACCTACCCGAAGCTTAGACCTTGCGTACAATAAGCTTCGTGAACTTCCCACAGGTGGGAAAACTCCCCTTGCTGAAGCCCTCTCAAAATCCCTTATGCATATGACAAGTCTGAAATCAAGAACTCCCTGGGAAGATGTCGTTATTGTACTTGTTTCCGATTGCAGGGCGAATGTATCACTCAATGGTGGAAATGCCTTTGAAGATGCTATAGCTGTTGCACGCAGGGCAGTTGAGACTTCTACACGTTTTATTGTTGTGGATACGGAAGCCGGTTATCCACGATTGGGCCTTGCTTCCAGGCTTGCTGCAGCCCTTGGAGGAACATACTTCCGACTCGATGAACTTGATTCGGAATTGCTGGCAGCCTCTGTGCATAGTGTTGTGCATAAAAATTAA
- a CDS encoding AAA family ATPase: MNIEKPVYPFTAIVGQRAMKKALILNVISPSIGGVLIRGEKGTAKSTTVRALAELLPPREVVKGCVFGCCFSDREHLCTYCREKIRNGESLQPETVPMRVVELPLSATEDRVAGTLDIEHALKTGEKKFEPGVLAHANGNILYVDEVNLLDDHLVDLLLDAAAMGVNFVEREGVSFSHPSKFILVGTMNPEEGDIRPQLLDRFGLVVDIAGEHDLDLRKDVVKRRLAFDSDPEKFTEIYARQQQKLSSKIMEARERVHHVIPGEDILDAAVGISLHMGVDGHRADLTVVKTAVAEAAFEGTDTVDLDHVLEAAKLALPHRMRRRPFEDGSLDMQELENWMEEIKSV, encoded by the coding sequence ATGAACATTGAAAAACCAGTTTACCCCTTTACTGCAATTGTTGGTCAGAGGGCTATGAAGAAAGCTCTTATTCTGAATGTAATATCTCCGTCAATAGGTGGTGTACTTATACGTGGCGAAAAGGGAACTGCAAAATCAACTACTGTAAGGGCTCTTGCAGAACTTCTTCCACCAAGGGAAGTTGTAAAAGGATGTGTTTTCGGGTGCTGTTTTTCAGACAGAGAACATCTTTGTACTTATTGTCGGGAAAAAATAAGAAACGGAGAATCCCTGCAACCTGAAACTGTTCCGATGAGAGTTGTAGAGTTGCCTCTCAGTGCCACAGAAGACCGGGTGGCAGGAACTCTTGATATTGAACATGCACTTAAAACAGGTGAAAAGAAATTTGAACCCGGTGTACTGGCACATGCCAACGGAAATATTCTTTACGTGGATGAAGTGAACCTTCTTGATGATCATCTTGTGGATCTCTTACTGGACGCCGCAGCAATGGGAGTTAATTTCGTAGAGAGGGAAGGTGTTTCCTTTTCCCATCCATCCAAATTTATTCTGGTGGGAACCATGAATCCTGAAGAGGGGGATATCAGGCCTCAGCTTCTGGATCGTTTCGGACTGGTGGTTGATATTGCCGGAGAACATGATCTTGATTTGAGAAAAGACGTAGTCAAACGAAGACTTGCATTTGACTCTGATCCTGAAAAGTTCACCGAAATCTACGCCAGGCAGCAGCAGAAACTCTCATCTAAGATCATGGAAGCCCGGGAAAGAGTTCATCATGTTATTCCCGGCGAGGATATACTTGATGCAGCGGTTGGAATTTCACTACACATGGGTGTGGACGGACATCGGGCTGACCTTACGGTTGTGAAAACTGCAGTTGCAGAGGCTGCTTTTGAAGGAACTGATACAGTAGACTTGGATCACGTACTGGAAGCTGCTAAACTTGCTTTACCACACAGAATGAGACGTCGTCCTTTCGAAGACGGATCACTGGATATGCAGGAGTTGGAGAATTGGATGGAAGAGATCAAGTCGGTTTAG
- a CDS encoding GTP-binding protein, with protein sequence MKIIIVSGFLGSGKTTSIIRMGNYLKNKGYSVAVLVNDIGDVGVDGQVITNNGLQSKEIPRGCICCTLKYALEANISLVQAQFDPDILLIEPTGVAFPLRIKEQIEKMDFGPEVSMGPIISLIDSSKFNELMDHSGESIVKQIRNADIVVLNKQDLLSQEELAEIRSNINDLGSDSGLFALSMESDDDSFDTLMDEIESSFIATDENISVNAIDTSFNTVCDDEFNHFNVGSYASSYEVNTLLDGEAASNLALDVMQSVKNGILDINPQFLGHLKMFLHTGSVGLRASVTSYRDNPKIEFVGSEDEDGHGNELTVFAAVTDVGRDNLADVIENVVLSKSGQFNIAV encoded by the coding sequence ATGAAAATAATAATAGTAAGTGGTTTTCTGGGAAGCGGTAAAACAACTTCTATAATCCGTATGGGAAATTACCTTAAAAATAAAGGTTATAGCGTTGCAGTGCTTGTAAATGATATTGGTGATGTGGGTGTGGACGGACAGGTTATTACCAATAATGGACTCCAGTCCAAGGAAATACCACGAGGTTGCATCTGCTGTACATTAAAGTACGCTCTTGAAGCTAATATTTCCCTTGTCCAGGCACAGTTCGACCCTGATATTCTCTTAATAGAACCTACCGGCGTTGCTTTCCCTCTGAGAATAAAAGAGCAGATAGAGAAGATGGACTTCGGTCCGGAAGTAAGTATGGGTCCTATCATTTCATTGATAGACAGTAGTAAGTTCAATGAGCTTATGGATCATTCAGGCGAATCAATTGTAAAACAGATCCGGAATGCTGATATTGTTGTTCTCAACAAGCAAGACCTGCTGAGTCAGGAAGAGCTTGCTGAAATAAGATCAAACATAAACGATCTGGGTTCTGATTCTGGCCTCTTCGCCCTTTCAATGGAATCTGATGACGACAGTTTTGATACGTTAATGGATGAAATTGAATCATCTTTTATTGCAACAGATGAAAACATTTCAGTGAATGCCATCGATACCTCCTTCAATACCGTATGTGACGATGAGTTTAATCACTTCAATGTTGGCAGCTATGCAAGCTCATACGAGGTCAATACTCTTCTGGATGGTGAAGCCGCATCAAACCTGGCTCTTGATGTTATGCAATCTGTCAAAAATGGTATTCTCGATATAAACCCACAGTTCCTGGGACATCTGAAAATGTTTCTCCACACAGGTTCTGTGGGTCTGAGGGCGAGTGTAACCTCCTACAGGGACAATCCAAAAATTGAATTTGTAGGTTCAGAAGATGAGGATGGTCATGGAAATGAACTCACTGTATTTGCAGCGGTAACGGATGTTGGACGGGATAATCTTGCAGATGTTATAGAAAATGTAGTCCTTTCAAAATCAGGACAATTTAATATTGCTGTCTGA
- a CDS encoding GTP-binding protein: MDAIIIGGFLGSGKTTTVINVGKELAEKGHTVAIIVNEVGEVGIDGDLISKYGLDTKEITNGCICCTLKLNMKTTLTELYNSYNPDYILVEPSGIAFPNLIKKELELMNFGDNIRVAPLVTLIDGSRFKDIMKSVKVYALRQIEDAEILVINKADLVEPIRMSVLVDSVQQLNSSAQVVTMSSRPEDTGFNELMNMIVPSLAEEEKIPVASVEEHAAESHSHEHSHHDEEHHHEAHDEHHDHHHHEHHNHYDSESSGLASYANDYRILEDDIDKETARQITLDIAESVKSSVVKLSPEFVGHIKMFMEIPDETVKISITSHAESPSMNIIETTTHSGPRFKILTAVSGLDENELVHLVDENVEAAFSKRNMISQRLHEPHDHDHHHHHDEDHDHHDHHHSHEHKHLHNEMEEDMDDIYDHDLVSCDAEGGNCTL, translated from the coding sequence ATGGATGCAATAATCATTGGCGGATTTTTAGGAAGCGGAAAGACAACAACAGTAATCAATGTAGGAAAAGAACTGGCTGAAAAAGGTCATACAGTTGCCATAATTGTAAACGAAGTCGGAGAAGTCGGTATTGACGGAGACCTGATATCCAAATACGGACTCGACACCAAGGAAATAACGAACGGGTGCATTTGCTGCACACTGAAGCTCAATATGAAAACAACACTCACTGAACTTTACAACTCATATAATCCGGATTATATCCTGGTAGAGCCTTCTGGCATTGCTTTCCCGAACCTTATCAAAAAGGAACTCGAACTAATGAACTTCGGGGACAATATCAGGGTAGCACCTCTTGTGACACTAATAGACGGCAGCCGTTTTAAGGACATCATGAAATCAGTTAAGGTGTATGCATTGAGACAGATAGAAGATGCAGAGATACTTGTGATAAACAAGGCTGATCTAGTTGAGCCTATTAGGATGTCTGTGCTTGTAGATTCAGTACAGCAGCTCAATTCCAGTGCTCAGGTTGTCACTATGTCATCACGCCCGGAAGATACTGGCTTCAATGAACTCATGAATATGATCGTTCCATCGTTAGCTGAAGAGGAAAAGATTCCAGTAGCTTCGGTGGAAGAACATGCTGCAGAGTCACATTCACACGAGCACAGCCATCACGATGAAGAACATCATCACGAGGCACACGATGAACACCATGATCATCACCATCACGAACATCACAATCACTATGACAGTGAAAGTTCAGGCCTTGCATCATATGCCAACGATTACAGGATACTTGAAGATGATATTGACAAGGAAACAGCCAGGCAGATTACCTTGGATATTGCCGAGAGCGTTAAGAGTTCAGTTGTCAAACTCAGTCCTGAGTTTGTAGGTCATATCAAGATGTTTATGGAAATACCGGATGAGACTGTCAAGATAAGTATCACTTCACATGCTGAAAGCCCTTCTATGAATATCATAGAGACCACTACTCATTCAGGTCCCAGGTTTAAGATCCTCACAGCGGTTTCAGGTTTAGATGAAAATGAACTTGTACATCTGGTGGATGAGAATGTTGAAGCTGCATTCAGCAAGAGGAATATGATCTCACAGCGTCTGCATGAGCCTCATGACCACGATCACCATCATCATCACGATGAAGATCATGATCACCATGATCACCATCACAGCCATGAGCATAAACATTTGCACAATGAGATGGAAGAGGATATGGATGACATCTACGACCATGATCTGGTCAGTTGTGATGCAGAGGGAGGAAATTGTACTCTTTAA
- a CDS encoding DUF169 domain-containing protein, with protein sequence MNNVEISDKLVKLLKLRYEPVAVKIVKKGEVIPEGFSEPEKNIRHCQSIMRARKGESFVIPADKHACVVGASSLGLVPTPSKVKEGDFHAKLGMFDCADAAANMICQRLEFEEESTIATVVAPLKDFKTKPDVVVIVDLPETLYWLIPAATFFEGGRQAFSTAAFQATCVDSTIIPLLSGKMNMSLGCYGCRRSTNIRNDEMIAGIPYENLEKMVESLERIHEGPMQKARQK encoded by the coding sequence ATGAATAATGTTGAAATATCAGACAAACTCGTAAAGCTCCTTAAGCTCAGATACGAACCGGTTGCTGTAAAGATAGTAAAAAAAGGCGAGGTGATTCCGGAAGGATTCAGCGAACCTGAAAAAAACATCAGACACTGCCAGTCAATTATGAGGGCAAGGAAAGGAGAATCTTTTGTAATTCCAGCAGACAAACATGCATGCGTGGTTGGCGCTTCAAGTCTGGGACTTGTGCCTACACCTTCCAAAGTGAAAGAAGGAGATTTCCATGCAAAGCTTGGAATGTTTGACTGCGCTGATGCCGCTGCAAACATGATTTGCCAGAGATTGGAATTTGAAGAGGAAAGTACAATTGCTACTGTTGTAGCTCCTTTAAAAGATTTCAAAACAAAACCTGACGTTGTGGTTATTGTTGACCTGCCTGAAACACTCTACTGGCTTATTCCTGCTGCTACATTTTTCGAAGGAGGCAGGCAGGCTTTCAGTACTGCTGCTTTTCAGGCAACATGTGTGGATTCCACAATCATTCCACTACTTAGTGGTAAAATGAATATGAGTCTCGGCTGCTATGGGTGTCGTCGATCTACCAACATCAGGAATGACGAGATGATAGCCGGAATTCCTTATGAGAACCTGGAAAAAATGGTCGAGTCTCTTGAAAGAATACATGAGGGGCCAATGCAGAAAGCAAGACAAAAGTGA
- a CDS encoding DUF1847 domain-containing protein, which produces MKCAHCDDKMCREGKDCAGITDDISYEGNELKSMETSAAIEARYYMQKTRLEEIILYAKGMGYEKLGLAFCVGVEKEADVIQRILEKHFEVFSVCCKVSSISKEDYDLEKLHPESFDPTCNPIGQAMMLEKKGTELNIIIGLCIGHDILFTQHSTAPVTTLIVKDRVLAHNPAGAIYSGYYLKKVFGITD; this is translated from the coding sequence ATGAAATGCGCTCACTGCGATGATAAAATGTGCCGTGAAGGCAAGGATTGTGCAGGCATAACCGATGATATCAGTTATGAAGGGAACGAACTCAAATCGATGGAAACTTCTGCTGCTATTGAAGCCCGTTACTACATGCAAAAAACAAGACTTGAAGAAATAATCCTTTACGCAAAAGGAATGGGATACGAAAAACTGGGACTTGCTTTCTGTGTTGGCGTGGAAAAAGAAGCCGATGTCATACAGAGAATACTGGAAAAGCATTTTGAAGTGTTCTCAGTGTGCTGCAAAGTTTCCAGTATCAGTAAAGAAGATTACGATCTTGAGAAACTCCATCCGGAATCATTTGACCCTACATGCAATCCGATAGGTCAGGCAATGATGCTTGAAAAGAAAGGAACAGAACTCAACATTATTATAGGCCTCTGTATAGGGCATGACATACTTTTCACACAACATTCGACAGCTCCGGTAACCACACTCATTGTAAAAGACCGGGTGCTTGCACACAATCCTGCCGGAGCCATATATTCAGGATATTACCTGAAGAAAGTTTTCGGAATAACAGACTGA
- a CDS encoding MBL fold metallo-hydrolase produces the protein MKITIVYDNDAKEGLKCGWGFACLIETRQNNILFDTGWDGHLLLENMRKLAIDPQIIDTLVLSHQHWDHIGGVTTFLNINPDLDVYVPSGFSPRLKKEITSRIKRKLYGVSSPREICDKIYTTGELEKNGTGIKEQSLILECESGNYVLTGCAHPGLLLILEAAASFGSITGIIGGLHDSQEYGSFRNMQLIGAGHCTSHKDVIRKMYPDKFEKIFAGYTIDL, from the coding sequence ATGAAAATTACCATTGTTTATGATAATGACGCAAAAGAAGGGCTTAAGTGTGGCTGGGGATTTGCCTGCCTGATCGAAACCAGACAAAATAATATACTTTTTGACACCGGATGGGATGGACACCTGCTTCTTGAAAACATGAGAAAATTGGCAATCGACCCGCAGATCATTGATACACTGGTACTTTCACACCAGCATTGGGATCACATTGGAGGAGTCACGACTTTCCTGAACATAAATCCGGATCTTGATGTATATGTCCCGTCAGGATTTTCTCCACGCCTTAAAAAGGAAATTACCTCGCGAATTAAAAGAAAATTGTATGGCGTAAGTTCTCCCCGGGAAATTTGTGATAAAATATACACAACCGGTGAATTGGAAAAAAACGGCACCGGAATAAAAGAACAATCCCTTATTCTGGAATGTGAATCCGGAAATTATGTCCTTACAGGTTGTGCTCATCCGGGCCTTCTCTTAATTTTGGAAGCAGCAGCATCTTTTGGCAGTATCACCGGAATTATCGGAGGTTTGCATGACAGCCAGGAATATGGTTCATTCAGGAATATGCAACTTATCGGAGCAGGGCATTGCACATCACACAAGGATGTTATCAGAAAAATGTATCCTGATAAATTCGAGAAAATATTTGCAGGATATACAATTGATTTATGA
- a CDS encoding radical SAM protein: protein MTKRIVYGPILSRRLGRSLGIDVIKTSDTKKNCNFDCVYCQLGHVPQKITEDDDIKGAVTPEEVIEDIRTYHKSIEDLDYITFSGTCEPTLNPALGEMIRGIKEISPHPVCVITNSSLVDKETVRENLSEADILVATLVSGYKETFRAINRPAEGIKLESVINGLKEVRRMDKRPLLGIEVMLVDANIDFPVNHTEREIERLKEVLVEIDPDEIEILTVSRPPAEKYIIPVPEDRLKQIATEFEKVFGKERVKLVLKGVKKSRSKMKHGNIEEEVYDLIMRRPCTFRQISTSLGISEEELKPIVDRMLASTTIKETAVGEKKYYKVN from the coding sequence ATGACGAAAAGAATAGTTTATGGTCCCATACTCTCCAGAAGGCTTGGAAGGTCCCTTGGAATTGATGTTATTAAAACATCAGATACTAAGAAAAACTGTAACTTTGATTGTGTTTATTGCCAGCTTGGACACGTCCCCCAAAAAATAACAGAAGATGATGATATAAAAGGTGCTGTCACACCTGAAGAAGTTATTGAGGATATCCGCACATACCATAAAAGCATCGAAGATCTTGATTACATCACTTTTTCAGGTACTTGCGAACCTACATTAAACCCTGCACTTGGAGAGATGATCAGAGGAATTAAGGAAATAAGTCCTCATCCGGTTTGTGTTATTACAAATTCATCCCTTGTTGACAAGGAAACTGTACGTGAGAATCTTTCAGAAGCAGACATTTTAGTAGCAACTCTTGTTTCCGGTTACAAAGAAACATTCAGGGCTATAAACAGACCTGCCGAAGGAATTAAACTTGAGAGCGTTATCAACGGACTTAAAGAAGTAAGAAGAATGGATAAGCGTCCACTTCTTGGCATTGAAGTAATGCTTGTTGATGCTAACATTGATTTTCCAGTCAACCACACAGAAAGAGAGATAGAGAGATTAAAAGAAGTATTGGTTGAGATCGACCCTGATGAAATAGAGATTCTTACAGTCAGCAGACCTCCTGCAGAGAAATATATCATACCGGTGCCGGAAGACAGATTAAAGCAGATTGCTACGGAATTTGAAAAGGTATTTGGAAAAGAGCGTGTGAAACTGGTGCTCAAAGGAGTCAAGAAATCCCGCTCAAAAATGAAACATGGCAATATCGAAGAAGAAGTTTATGACCTTATTATGCGAAGACCCTGTACTTTCAGACAGATATCCACATCCCTTGGAATTAGTGAAGAAGAACTTAAACCAATTGTTGACAGGATGCTTGCATCAACTACTATAAAAGAAACGGCTGTCGGAGAAAAGAAATACTACAAAGTAAACTGA
- a CDS encoding formylglycine-generating enzyme family protein, producing MDNPLRITRETEFYQGYIRFKLSVSNESPHLLGDISLDFIFDENLLHIAGHGNYTLKNGKFILGNIYGGKSKSITILFEPLSCAKAADIRCQVNFTDHQGSMSSFFMKPKEISVICPIMKTESDINIGRLKGFIENLQSRDSRLYKLQNNIGLKELATLAREVIERHDVRHIRTLHTLDGKALEIWYYGRTKVNGDDIIISFSALAENRTIELFAATQNAGVLTGLLAELGRDLKQTIESRTNENGRVINLTIRDSVVQRSNLLDMCEIDGTCDVNVVIEDSVVQRSNIASHNGEHGLNSHEEKAKIPETPDNFPPQDNVTKKADRKKVLIPLFMFLMLGGIWMGLSGSTEVLDLFSFQDNASYDNDLNASDSENMLNVENIENPESPGISMAASKVKANPETYTNSIGIEFVLIPEGEFEMGSSSYETDRNDEGPVHEVKIGEIYLGKYEVTQEQWIRVMGSNPSRFSSSNNPVESVSWNDVLIFIRKLNEMEGTGRYRLPSEAEWEYACRAGTSTSYSFGDDASELNEYAWFEDANGTHEVGTKEPNLWGLYDMHGNVDEWVQDVYHDSYTNAPENGSSWEDVDSSYRVNRGGSWSLGGERCRCASRDSCDAGSVFDGLGFRLLAEV from the coding sequence GTGGACAATCCTTTAAGAATTACAAGAGAAACTGAATTTTATCAGGGTTACATTCGTTTTAAATTGTCGGTAAGCAATGAAAGTCCACATCTGCTTGGTGATATTTCACTTGACTTCATTTTCGATGAAAATTTGTTGCATATTGCTGGGCATGGTAACTATACTCTAAAAAATGGCAAATTTATTCTGGGTAACATATATGGTGGCAAATCCAAGTCAATCACAATTCTTTTTGAACCACTTTCATGTGCAAAGGCTGCAGACATTAGATGTCAGGTTAACTTTACTGATCATCAGGGTAGTATGAGTTCTTTCTTCATGAAGCCAAAAGAGATCAGTGTGATTTGTCCCATTATGAAGACTGAATCCGATATCAATATTGGAAGGCTGAAGGGATTTATAGAAAATCTTCAGAGCAGGGACAGTCGTCTCTACAAGCTGCAAAATAATATTGGTCTAAAAGAACTGGCCACATTGGCCCGTGAAGTTATTGAAAGACATGATGTTCGCCATATACGTACTCTACATACTCTTGATGGAAAGGCTCTGGAAATCTGGTACTATGGCAGGACAAAGGTAAACGGGGATGACATCATCATCAGTTTTTCTGCTCTTGCAGAAAACCGGACAATTGAGCTTTTTGCAGCTACTCAAAATGCCGGAGTTCTGACAGGACTGCTTGCAGAATTGGGTCGTGACCTGAAGCAGACCATAGAATCCAGGACAAATGAAAATGGCAGAGTGATCAATCTTACTATAAGAGATTCAGTGGTACAGCGAAGCAATCTGCTGGATATGTGTGAAATAGATGGTACCTGTGACGTTAATGTGGTCATTGAGGACTCCGTGGTGCAACGCAGCAATATTGCTTCACACAATGGGGAACACGGACTCAATAGCCATGAAGAAAAAGCAAAAATTCCGGAAACCCCTGATAATTTTCCTCCGCAGGATAATGTTACAAAAAAAGCAGATAGGAAAAAAGTGTTAATTCCCTTGTTTATGTTCCTGATGCTTGGGGGTATCTGGATGGGTCTTTCCGGTAGCACTGAGGTATTGGATTTATTTTCATTTCAGGATAATGCTTCTTATGACAATGACCTGAATGCTTCTGACTCTGAAAACATGTTGAATGTTGAAAATATTGAAAATCCTGAAAGTCCTGGGATTTCCATGGCTGCCAGTAAGGTGAAAGCAAATCCTGAAACCTACACAAATTCCATAGGGATAGAATTTGTATTAATTCCCGAAGGTGAGTTTGAAATGGGTTCATCTTCCTATGAAACAGACAGGAATGATGAAGGCCCGGTCCACGAGGTAAAAATAGGGGAAATATACCTTGGTAAATATGAAGTGACACAAGAGCAGTGGATCCGTGTAATGGGAAGTAATCCTTCACGCTTCAGTAGCAGTAACAACCCGGTAGAATCTGTATCATGGAATGATGTTCTTATATTTATCCGGAAATTGAACGAAATGGAAGGTACTGGCAGGTATCGCCTGCCATCCGAAGCCGAATGGGAATATGCATGCAGGGCTGGCACCAGTACAAGTTATTCCTTCGGTGACGATGCTTCAGAATTAAATGAATATGCCTGGTTTGAGGATGCAAATGGGACTCACGAGGTAGGCACAAAAGAACCGAATTTATGGGGCTTGTATGATATGCATGGAAATGTTGATGAATGGGTTCAGGATGTGTATCATGATAGCTATACCAATGCACCGGAAAATGGTAGTTCTTGGGAGGATGTTGATTCCTCTTACAGGGTCAACAGGGGTGGTAGCTGGTCCCTTGGCGGAGAACGTTGCCGGTGTGCTTCACGAGACAGTTGCGATGCTGGCAGTGTGTTTGATGGACTTGGTTTCCGTCTGCTTGCAGAAGTATGA